A region of Nitrospira sp. DNA encodes the following proteins:
- a CDS encoding thiamine pyrophosphate-dependent enzyme has product MSLDYVKFTPGFDAFMPKEYKDMVEHGPFGKKTTVSQMGSFKEILEEHPMCAGCAMTLFIRLAIIAFPNPEDTITVGTAGCGRLAISQAAIPFVYGNYGDQNGVASGLSRGLRIRFGDKPKDVVVIAGDGGTADIGFQQVLHSWFRKERFTTIMLDNEVYGNTGGQESGMTTRGAVLKMAPLGKKFEKMDMVSMAKIAGCAYIATVVPNNPRRVESCIKKAVLIAREVGPTYIQAYTSCNIEYAIPTDKVMEDAKNVEDDRYKFTEYVSDEAKAYLAERYGYKEFLPKPVAAVVQA; this is encoded by the coding sequence ATGAGTCTCGATTATGTGAAATTCACCCCAGGGTTCGATGCCTTCATGCCGAAAGAATATAAGGATATGGTGGAGCACGGTCCCTTCGGAAAGAAAACGACCGTCTCGCAGATGGGCAGCTTCAAGGAAATCCTCGAAGAACACCCCATGTGCGCCGGCTGCGCCATGACCTTGTTTATCCGCTTGGCGATCATCGCGTTTCCCAATCCCGAAGATACCATCACGGTTGGAACGGCCGGATGCGGCCGGTTGGCCATTTCTCAGGCGGCGATTCCCTTCGTGTACGGCAACTACGGCGACCAGAACGGCGTCGCCAGCGGGTTGTCGCGCGGGTTGAGGATCCGCTTCGGCGATAAGCCTAAGGATGTCGTAGTGATCGCGGGGGACGGAGGAACCGCCGATATCGGATTCCAGCAAGTGCTCCATTCCTGGTTCAGAAAAGAACGGTTCACGACGATCATGCTGGACAACGAGGTCTACGGCAATACCGGCGGGCAGGAGAGCGGAATGACGACCAGAGGCGCGGTCCTCAAAATGGCGCCGCTCGGCAAGAAGTTCGAAAAGATGGATATGGTCAGCATGGCCAAAATCGCCGGCTGCGCCTATATCGCCACCGTGGTGCCGAACAATCCTCGGCGGGTGGAAAGTTGCATCAAGAAGGCCGTCCTGATCGCGCGGGAAGTCGGACCGACGTATATTCAAGCCTATACGTCTTGCAATATCGAGTATGCGATCCCGACGGACAAGGTCATGGAAGACGCCAAGAACGTCGAGGACGATCGTTACAAATTCACCGAGTATGTCAGCGACGAGGCCAAGGCCTATCTGGCCGAGCGGTACGGCTACAAGGAATTCCTGCCGAAGCCGGTTGCTGCCGTCGTACAGGCGTGA
- a CDS encoding thiamine pyrophosphate-dependent enzyme, with protein sequence MSKERITISPDLYDIMPPEYQDLVAKATYGKEDRGWKDIGTAKELIEQHSLCAGCPESMAFRYILASLPNPEDTVMVGSTGCTSLVFPHVALHNIHSLFGNQNAVASGLKRALTVRFPGRIKDVVVLAGDGATVDIGLDMTLQAWFRQEKFTTICFDNELYANTGGQESGLMQKGFVAKMAPMGKSFDKVRLPEIAREAGCHYVVNCTVSKPSLVEKVIRNAVLVAREIGPTYVQLYTPCILEIGKDSQEGLQEMRDAEKPSERFAYKEYMSEPAKELIAELAAKAKEKKDAAKQLASSQA encoded by the coding sequence ATGAGCAAAGAACGCATCACCATTTCACCCGACCTCTACGACATCATGCCGCCCGAGTATCAGGACCTTGTCGCCAAGGCCACCTACGGCAAGGAAGACCGGGGATGGAAGGATATCGGCACGGCCAAGGAACTCATTGAGCAGCACTCGCTCTGCGCCGGTTGTCCTGAGTCCATGGCGTTTCGTTACATTTTAGCCTCGCTCCCCAATCCCGAAGATACCGTCATGGTCGGCTCGACCGGCTGCACCAGTCTCGTCTTTCCTCATGTCGCGCTCCACAACATTCATTCGCTGTTCGGCAATCAAAATGCCGTGGCCTCAGGCCTGAAGCGGGCGTTGACCGTCCGTTTTCCAGGACGAATCAAGGATGTGGTCGTGCTGGCCGGGGATGGCGCCACGGTGGACATCGGACTCGACATGACCTTGCAGGCATGGTTCCGCCAGGAGAAATTCACCACGATCTGTTTCGACAATGAGTTGTATGCCAATACCGGCGGCCAGGAAAGCGGGCTCATGCAAAAAGGCTTCGTGGCCAAAATGGCTCCGATGGGCAAGAGCTTCGACAAGGTCCGGCTCCCTGAAATTGCGCGGGAGGCCGGGTGCCACTACGTCGTGAACTGTACGGTGAGCAAACCCTCCTTGGTAGAGAAAGTGATCCGGAACGCCGTACTCGTGGCGCGCGAGATCGGTCCCACCTACGTGCAACTGTATACGCCCTGCATTCTCGAAATCGGCAAGGACAGCCAGGAGGGACTACAAGAAATGCGCGACGCGGAGAAGCCGAGCGAGCGCTTCGCCTACAAGGAATACATGAGCGAACCGGCCAAGGAACTCATCGCCGAACTCGCTGCGAAGGCAAAAGAAAAGAAAGACGCCGCGAAGCAGTTGGCGTCATCCCAGGCATAA
- the erpA gene encoding iron-sulfur cluster insertion protein ErpA, with translation MITVTSTAEEKIRELMREEQDTIGLRVYVKGGGCHGYQYGMAFESKMSEDDTVVEMGDVKVIMDSQSAPLLNGCEVDYTDSVQGSGFAIKNPQAKTTCGCGSSFSA, from the coding sequence ATGATTACAGTGACCTCAACGGCTGAAGAAAAGATTCGTGAACTGATGCGGGAAGAGCAGGATACGATCGGCCTGCGCGTCTACGTGAAAGGCGGAGGTTGCCACGGCTATCAGTACGGGATGGCGTTCGAGTCCAAGATGAGCGAGGACGACACCGTCGTGGAAATGGGCGATGTGAAAGTCATCATGGATTCCCAAAGCGCCCCGCTGCTGAACGGTTGCGAAGTCGATTATACGGATAGCGTGCAGGGCTCAGGGTTTGCGATCAAGAATCCGCAAGCGAAAACGACGTGCGGATGCGGCAGTTCATTCAGCGCATAG